The region TAGGTTAGCAAATCTTCCACTGTCTCAATACCAAGTTTAGCTAAAACTTCTACTCGTTTAGGTCCAACACCTGACAAACACTGAACAGAATCTGTCAACTTTTTCATAAGCCACCTCCATGCTTTTTACTTGCTGTCTACTATTATACAATACAAAAAAGCCAAACAAAACTGTTTGGCTTTTTTGTATTAATTTAGTTATTCAACTGAGAATAAGTATGGATAAACTGGTTGTTCCCCATTATGAATTTCAACTTCTAATTCACTATCAATATTTAAAAGCGCCGCCTCTAGAGCTTCTGCTTCTTCCATCTTACCGTCTTCTCCTACAATAATCGTCACGATTTCACTATCTTCAGTTAACATTTTTTCCAATGTTGCTAAAGATGCGCCTGCTAATTCAGGTTGGCAAACGATAATTTTCCCTTCTAACATGCCAATGTATTGATCTTTCACAATCTCAATTCCATCGATGTTAGTATCTCGGACTGCTGTGGTGACTTGGCCACTTGTAACATCTTCAAGCATGTCGGTCATCGCAGCTTGGTTCTCTTCAAGCGATACTTGATCGTTAAAGCCTAACATTGCTGTCATCCCTTGAGAAACTGTTTTTGATGGAATCACCACGACAGGTAACTCACTAACCTCAGCGGCTTGATCTGCTGCCATAAAGATGTTTTTATTATTTGGTAAAATAATTACTTTTTCAGCATTTACCTCTTCAATTGCTTTCAAAATATCTTCTGTACTTGGATTCATCGTTTGACCACCACTAATAACATAGTTGGCACCTAAGCTACGAAATAACTCTTGTACTCCAGCTCCAGCTGCGATGGCAATCACACCATAAGGTGTTGGTGCAGGTTTTTCTGTGACTACTTTTTCATTTTCTAAAATAGTATCATGTTGTTGACGCATGTTATCTACTTTAATTTTAACTAATGAGCCAAATTTTTGACCATAGTTCATCACTTCACCTGGGCGTTCAGTATGTACATGAACTTTAATGATTTCATCATCGGCTACGACTAGTAAGGAGTCCCCTAATTCATTTAAATAGTTACGGAACGTATCATAATCAAATTCGCTATCGACTGTTTCACCTTCACCGATTTTCACCATAATCTCTGTACAGTAACCAAATTGAATATCTTCAGTTGCCACATGCCCTGCGACACTGCGATGATGTTCTGCATTCACCATTTCATCCATCTGTGCTGTGTTTGGTTGGTAAACAGGATTTTCTACAGCTTTTCCAGAAAGCACTTCTAAGAAACCTTCATAGATAAACAATAGACCTTGTCCACCACTATCAACTACACCTACTTCTTTTAAAACAGGCAATAAATCTGGTGTTCGGTCTAATGATTTTTTAGCACCTTCAACAACAGCTGTCATTACTTCAATACAGTCATCCGTTTCAAGCGCTTTTTTTTCACCAGCTTTCGCAGCTTCACGTGACACAGTTAAAATAGTCCCTTCAACAGGCTTCATCACTGCTTTATAAGCTGTTTCAACCCCATGTGTAAAGGCTGATGCTAACTCTTTTGCTTCTAACTCTACTACATCTGGAATTTTTTTAGAGAAACCACGAAATAATTGAGATAAAATAACTCCTGAATTACCACGGGCTCCCATTAATAAGCCTTTTGAAAGAACTTGTGCAAGCTCTCCTACATTCTCTGATACGCTTGATGTGACTGCTTTAGCGCCACTTGTCATTGATAAGTTCATGTTCGTTCCTGTATCACCATCTGGTACTGGAAATACATTTAACGAGTTAACATATTCTGCATTTTTATCCAATCGGTCTGCTCCAGCTTGTACCATTGCTTGAAACTGTCCGCTATTAATTGCTGTTACCTTCACTTAATTATCCTCCTTAGATTAAACTACTCAGATTATAATTAATCCGGCAGCACACGTACGTCTTGAACAAACACATTGACTGAATTAGCCGTCATGCCTAACATTGTTTCAAGGTTATATTTAACACTTTCTTGCACATTTCGGCTTACTTCTGAAATTTTTGTTCCGTAGCTAACAATGGTATAAACGTCAATTGCTACACCGTTGTCTTCTTGACGAACAACAACCCCACGAGCATAATTCTCTTTGCGTAGAATTTCATTTAAATTATCTTTAATTTGATTTTTACTAGCCATTCCAACAATGC is a window of Vagococcus intermedius DNA encoding:
- a CDS encoding DAK2 domain-containing protein — its product is MKVTAINSGQFQAMVQAGADRLDKNAEYVNSLNVFPVPDGDTGTNMNLSMTSGAKAVTSSVSENVGELAQVLSKGLLMGARGNSGVILSQLFRGFSKKIPDVVELEAKELASAFTHGVETAYKAVMKPVEGTILTVSREAAKAGEKKALETDDCIEVMTAVVEGAKKSLDRTPDLLPVLKEVGVVDSGGQGLLFIYEGFLEVLSGKAVENPVYQPNTAQMDEMVNAEHHRSVAGHVATEDIQFGYCTEIMVKIGEGETVDSEFDYDTFRNYLNELGDSLLVVADDEIIKVHVHTERPGEVMNYGQKFGSLVKIKVDNMRQQHDTILENEKVVTEKPAPTPYGVIAIAAGAGVQELFRSLGANYVISGGQTMNPSTEDILKAIEEVNAEKVIILPNNKNIFMAADQAAEVSELPVVVIPSKTVSQGMTAMLGFNDQVSLEENQAAMTDMLEDVTSGQVTTAVRDTNIDGIEIVKDQYIGMLEGKIIVCQPELAGASLATLEKMLTEDSEIVTIIVGEDGKMEEAEALEAALLNIDSELEVEIHNGEQPVYPYLFSVE
- a CDS encoding Asp23/Gls24 family envelope stress response protein encodes the protein MAVKIKTQAGTIEISNDVIATVVGGAATDIYGIVGMASKNQIKDNLNEILRKENYARGVVVRQEDNGVAIDVYTIVSYGTKISEVSRNVQESVKYNLETMLGMTANSVNVFVQDVRVLPD